The Cynocephalus volans isolate mCynVol1 chromosome 12, mCynVol1.pri, whole genome shotgun sequence sequence cagcaggaccctgagatgacaaggacaggagcagaaaccagatgagtcttggtgagactgcacctggcccactgcatgtccccctccctcctgcttttcatttcccaccttCCATTCCCTCGGCTCCTCTTTAAACCCTTCTGAAGCCCTAAAGTGGAGAGCAGTTCTATCTAGTCTGTCTCCTCAGACGtctgataataaacttcctgcctTGCTCCAGCATTTGAGACTGATGAATCTTTTGTTTCTGAGCAGCAAGCAGCGGGACCTGGATGCTAGTAACACAATCTGACTAAACTTGGCCCTTCCCTAGAACatcggggctgggctggggtgggccaGGCCTGCTCAGCGTGGTACAGCCTCTggttaaataaactaaaattggCCCAACAAGGCCTTGGTATGAGTTTGTAACTGCAACCTCACTTAGTACTAAACAAACTGAAAAGCTAACTTAGGAACAAATAGCCACGTCTCAGCCGATCACAGGTGGCAAACTGTTCACTCATGTCCAAATAACACAGTCACGAGCTGTAACCAATCAGGTTCCGTGCCTCACTTCCActttctgtatgtcacttccttttctctAGCTATAAATATAACCTGCACCTGGAGGGGGGGAAGCAGACAATTCTGAGCCATTTTTGGTCCAAACTGCTGCCTGATcctagaatcacaaataaaagccaattaagatctaCAAAACCagatttgttgtaattttgaCTTTTAACACTCCTGTTAAGCTTTGGCCCTATCTCTTTGCTGAATTAAGATGTGCTGTTTACCTTTTGTTGGTGTGAGCCTTTGGGTGAGACCCTAGACACATCACAGCAAACTTCACCTTAAATAGCCTCAGGGAGACCCCGCAGGATTATGGGGTGGAGAATGGTTTGCTAGGGGGCATTCTGGTCACAGGAATGGAGGGCCCTGAGGCTCCAGCACTGCTCAGAAGGCAGGGACAGGATCCTCAAGATCCTCAGGCTTCCCAGGACAACCTTTGCTGGGCACACTGGAAACCCTGGCTccttagggaaactgaggcaaccCCACAGCTACAAGGATTTGGCACTTGGCTGCTTTATTTCCTCAGCAGTAAGACAAAAGGGAGGTGGGGACCCAGCTAATCACCACATGGGACCCATCAAGTGCTCACCCACAgccttctctccttccaccacTGGGAGCCCATGAGTTGACGGAATTCCTGGCCTCTGGGATGTCACCCCAAATACCACCTGAGTTGGATGAAGAAACACTCTCTTGGTTAAGGCAGAGTCAGAACCAGGCTGGGCTGCTAGTGGTTGGGCATTGCCCAAGCTTGCTTGTGTCCAGCCCAGCCTCAGTGGGTCTTCCCTCGGCCCTCAGAGATGATGTCCTCTGGCTGGGAGCGCATGTACCACTCCACCCAGGAGCCATCATAGATGGACACGTTAGGCTTGCCGCAGAGGTAGGCCCCCAGTGCCACATGGCAGGCCGTGACACCGGAGCCACATGTGGCCACCAGTGGCTGGGACAGGTCCACCTTCTTCTCCTGGAACAGGCGGCGGATCTCCTCGGGGCTCTTCTCCAGGCCCTCTTGGGTCAGGAAGTCTGTGAAAGGGATGTTCACGGTGCCCGGGATGTGGCCAGGTTCAATGCCTACAGCAGGGcaacaggaaagaaggaaaaaattaaggGACAatactgtggattgaattgtgtccccccagagtttaatgtgttggagggttggtcctcactgtgacagtgttaagagggaatcctattgtggtaactgaaaggtggggccttggaggaCTGCACCCTCATCTAtgtattgatccattcttggagtaaTGGGAGTAGTTCtgggtggctttaaaaagagagtgaatgaggttagtctctctctgctctgccatctcgcaatgtgagaccctgcatcactgaagccCCACCAAAGAGAGCTCTCActagatgcattccctggactttagacttcccagcctccgaaactataAATTTCATAATTTATAATGTAAAGTTTTTAtaatatgaagttttaaaaactataaactctgaagcaataaatttcattttgttatataaatcacctagttccatatattttgttataagcaacagaaatggactaatacagatggtatGAATGGCTCCCCGTGTCTGTGGCGCCTGTGGTGTTGAGAGCCTTCCACGCCAGCATAGTGCTAACCCCTCTATATGCATcccctcatttaatcctcatgaccaTAAAACTCAGGCACTATGTAGAGGCAACCACATTTTACAGTGCTGCTGAAGTTAAGTACCACCTAAGGTCAATGCATCTAGCAAATTGCTGACTGGAATCTGAACCTAACAATCAGACTTCACCAGAGCCACACTGGACCCCAAGATTTTCTGACTGTGCCCCTGGGGGCAACAAAGCAATAGCTGAGACCCCTGTCTAGCAAGGGCCTGGAGCACTTGCAGGCAGGGGGGAGCAGACAGGCAATAACCAGACAATTACAAGTATGATGGGTGTTGCGAAAAGGTTCTACTGGGTGGCATGGGAGCATgtcataaaaaataacaatagctgACTTCAGATAGGAAGGactatgaattaaaaaaacaatgttaataataatagctgacattattaaatgcttactttgtCCCAGGCACTGTTTGGAGCCCCTCAGCTGTATgacggtcttcaaaaagttcttggaaggattcacattatcttttaattctattttccatgaactttttgaagtccccttgtattttctcttttaatcctctCCAAAACTCTATGAAAAAGAAATGCTTATCCTGCCTTTTGTACAGATGAGGAGAAGAGGCACAAAGACTAACTCATCCCAGAAAGTAAAAGGCAGAGAGGATTCAAACCTGGGCTGCCCAGATCCTGTGCTGCTAACCACCAGGCAGCACTGCctgtggcgggggggggggtgaggaagGTTTCTATGAGAAATTACTGAATGATGAGCAGGATTCAGCCAGAGGAAGGGGTCTGGGAGGTGGGGGCTCAGTACATCCCAGGCAGAGGGGATATAAGGGGGCAGAAAACGGCATGTTGCTTGGCAGGATTAAAGGTCATCATGGCAAGAGCCCAGACAGTGGGCAGGCAGAAGCCCAAGGGGGACCCTGAGGGGGATGGGAACTCCTTAGGAGGCCTGAAGTAAGACTTTAGGGCTTTGACCTGACTGCGAGGGCAGATcagatttccattttaaaaagatcGTTTTGGTTGTAGCAGGAAGAGGGCCTGGGACGGCCAGACAACTGGTAAGAGGATCATCACCTTTCCTGAGTTGCCACAAACCCCCAGAGCTCCCAGCACACATTTTTCACCACCCTGTTAGACAGGTGTTACTAATATTCCCATTTTCATGCTGAGATTTGCAACAAAATAAATGCTCACAGCTAATAATTTAAAGCTGGGCCACTTGGACGCTAGGGCAGCTTTTGCCTCGGTTTCCCTCCACGGTGGGATGACACTCCTACGGGAGCTGCTCACCCTGTATCTTCTCTCTACAGCACGGTGTACAGACAGCACTCCCAAGTCAGTATATGGCTGGAATGGCTCATGCATCCCCACTTAACAGATGCAGAAGCTAGGCTCATCAAGGCCAGCTCAGAGCAGGGAAGATCGTGCTCCCAACCCAGGGTGGGGACTGTAAAGGCACGGCTGTCTCTACACCTGGAACCCCACTGAGCAAAGCAGGCTTCTCCTCCGTGCTGGACTGATGTGGCAAACTACGGGTGCATTTGGCCAGGCCTCAGGCTGCGGAGTGGgaatgatgatgacagtgagcaATATTCACTACTGATGGCGACAGCAGTGCCGAGCCTTAACACACATCAGCTGGGTTCATCTGGACAGGCCTGCTAAGTGTGTGTCATTatctcccactttacagatgagcaagCATGGCTGAGGTCAGCATTAAGCACTCTGAAAAGACCCATAACCAGAGAAGTACACGTTAATTACATCACTTCCCATTTCTTGAGTGCAGCATCCCTGCATGTGCAAACGTAGCTGAGTGCTTTACACACTTGCTCTCATTTGACCCTTACCACATCCTTTATGATCCGTGTTACTGCTCTCATTTTACACATGCAGAAGCTGTGGTTCAGAGAGATTGGGTGACCTGCCAGGTGTCACACAGCATGTGCAATCTGGGGCTGGGCCAGGTAGCTGCCCTATGTTGCTGCATCCCCTGGGACTGAGCTAGAGGACCCAAGAGGATCAAGATGGCACAGTTATTAGGCCGAACCACACAAAATTGCCACCTCtataggttaaaaaataaagcaataaagcgAGGGAGGCTTACAGATATCAGCAGTTCCCTATGGTTCAAGTAATGTCAACAGCAATTGGTGGGATTCCATGTGGCAGGGACCTTCTGGATTCACTACTCATCTGGGACATCgactccatgccaggcactgggctagttCTCAGGAAACTCAGGGAGCAGGATAGTCCTTGCCCTCAGGCTGTCCAAAGTGGTGCTGAGCTAAGGTGAGCCCAAGCAGCTTTGGAAGCACAGAACAGAAGCTCCAATGCCAACCTGGGGCATGGGAAATGCCATTCAGAGGGGAGGCGGCCGGTTCCTTGCGCCCTTGCAGGCACGAGAGAACTGGCTGGGTTTGCTCACTGTGGTTAAACATGCAGGCTCCAGAGTCTGAATCCTGACTGGGCTGCTTCCTGAGACTCTTTCTAAGGCTCCATCTAATCCTCCTCTGCAGAATGACAGTACTTATCTTAGGGGATTTTTGAAAGGCTCACACCAACGTGGCCATTGACCGGCCTGCTTTGTGGGGACCCCTCTCCACATTACAGGGCGCTTTCCTACAGGCTTCTTGCCTGGGGAAATCCAGCCCACAGGCAGAGGCTCTGCCCCAACCAAGGGCAGCAACCACCCTCTACGTCTTTAGTTCTCCCCGCTCCAAGCCTCAGCCCCCtgactttcctttctctctgcagcCCCACACTCCTCCTGCTCTCCATCGTCCTTAGGGGCCCGGATAGACTCGATCAGGCCCCATCTCTCTGGATTTTTTCCCAAGCTGGGGCCTGCCGCCTTCCATTCCACAGTGACCTCACACACCTATAGTATTGGGCGACAACTGTTTGGGTTCTCACACTTATACAGGTCACCCTGGGTTCCCAACCAGCTTGGGTTAGTCACTGTCCAAAGCCCGGGGGTGTGAGGGGGTAGGGCGAGCATTACTGCTGCACTTTACGAATAAAGCAATAAAGCGAGGGAGCCTCACAGGCTGAGACGACTAGAAACTTAATTTCCAACTCCCGACCCATGCGGCGTCCTTTAAAGGCAAGGGCACGGCTAGGGCAGGGCAGAGGCCGTGCGCAGGCGACCCCGGCCGTCCCCCCAGCGCGGTTACCGTCTCGGGGCTCGGGCTCGGTGCCGCGGAAGCGGCCGGCGGCGCGGGCGTCCACCACCTGGAAGCGCCGGGATTCCAGGTTCTCCTTGATGTCCTCGTAGGTCTTGACGAAGGCGGGGTCGAGCTTGGCGTGGAACTCGGCGGGCACCGGGTGGCTCTTGCCGGAGCTGAGCGGGAGGCCCAGGCGCAGCCAGTGGCGGAGGCCGCCGTCGAGCAGCGACACGGCGCGGTGGCCGAAGACGCGGAACATCCACCAGACGCGCGGCGCCGCGTAGAGGCCCTGGTCGCTGGCGTCGTAGACCACGACGTGTGTGGCCGCGCCCACGCCCAGGCGGCCCGCGTACTCGGCGAAGTGCGCCGCGCCGGGCAGCATGTGGTCGTAGGGCGACGTGCGGTCGCTGCACTGGTCGATGTCAAAGAAGGCGGCGCCCGGGATGTGGCGCTCCTCGAACTCGCGCCGCGCGTCGCGGCCCAGCTTGGGCAGGTACCAGGAGGCGTCGAGCAGCTGCACGGGCGGCCCGGCCCGTGGAGCCCGCAGCGCCTCGGCCACCCACTGGGCCGACACGAGCGCGCGGAAGAGCTGCGTCGAGGCCATGGCGGCGGCGACACTCGGGCTGCAGGCCTGCGCGACAGGGAGGATGTCAGGAGAGCAGAGAAGGAGAGGTTGGCCCGGTGAGGAGAGGACGGAGGGACAGGCCATGCCActggggctgaggaaggggctggggcaggggctgtgcGGGAGGTGGTGCCACGGCAGGCTAAAGTCCAGAGAATGCTAAAAACAGCGGTGGTGAACCCAGGCACAGATTTGGGTCTCTAGGGTCCCTGCTGCCAGGCCTTGGATAAATTACACAGCGCCCAGGGAAGGAATGGCCATGACCTCACCGAGAGGGCCAGATGGCCCCTCACCACTACCTGCTGGGCGGGAGGGTGGGTAGACAGACGGCAGTAGCAGAAGGCGGCCCTGCTGGCACTTTAAGGTAAGCAGGGGTGAAGTCTCAACCCCGTCCTAAGATGCAACTCAGCTTCATTTGCAACCAAACAAGGTCCCTGTtggattcattcactcattcatcaagCATTTATTTTAGACATCTAAATGGAATAGTACGTGGAATGTACTGAGTCCTTGCTGAGTACCACTTAATCCTTAATACCTTAGTACTCTCACTTACTTGAAAGAGTAGCGCTAAGTGGTTTGGTATTATCGataccattttacagaaggggacATGCAGGCTCACAGAAGTGCACTAACTTGACCTGGTGGCGCCACGCTTCACATGAGGCAGCCTGGCACCAAATCCAGACTTCTCAGCATCAGGTGCTGTATTGGCCCTGGGTGTCCAGCAAGGCCAGGTTTGGCCCCTCCCATGCCTGAACTTTCTGGCCCTTCTTTTAGCAGCAGCAATAGATTTAGTCCCTCACTACCCCTGCATGCCAGCGGCTGAGACTACACCAGCTCAGCAGCCCACAGTGACACGCAAGCCCACAGCCTTCCAGGACTGAGACTCTCCAAATGCTTTAAGTCCCTAGTGCTGGGCGGCCACTAGTACATAAGGTGCTTCTGTGCAAGTTAGATAAAAGTGCCCTTTGGCCAGGCAGATCcccaagcaggtcacatggctggGTGTGTGGACTGTGGGCTGCAGGTCAGCCCCCACTCACCCCTTCAGCTGGGTGCCCCCATTCAGGGCACAACCTGCCACAATACCAGGCAGTCCTGCCAGTGAGATGAAGGGGGTAGGTAGAGAACAGTGTTTGTGGACTGCAGCTGTGGGCCAAGCAACATGCTAAGCACTGCCGCCTCAAGGAGTAGGTATTAGGATGTCTGTTTTATGAATGAGGCAACAGGCAGTTAGAGGGACAAGTGCATTGCCCTTGCTCACAGAGCTAGTCAGGGGCAGCCTCAGAATTTGAAGTCAGAATTCA is a genomic window containing:
- the MPST gene encoding 3-mercaptopyruvate sulfurtransferase; the protein is MASTQLFRALVSAQWVAEALRAPRAGPPVQLLDASWYLPKLGRDARREFEERHIPGAAFFDIDQCSDRTSPYDHMLPGAAHFAEYAGRLGVGAATHVVVYDASDQGLYAAPRVWWMFRVFGHRAVSLLDGGLRHWLRLGLPLSSGKSHPVPAEFHAKLDPAFVKTYEDIKENLESRRFQVVDARAAGRFRGTEPEPRDGIEPGHIPGTVNIPFTDFLTQEGLEKSPEEIRRLFQEKKVDLSQPLVATCGSGVTACHVALGAYLCGKPNVSIYDGSWVEWYMRSQPEDIISEGRGKTH